TCAACAAAAATAATAAATTTCAATAAAACCGGAACGGTAATTAACCTGAAATAAATTTAGCGTTTCATCAATTGCACTACATTTTCTACGTGGTGCGTGTGCGGAAACATATCTACAGGCTGCACAGCAGTAACTTTGTATTTTTCATCCAGTAAGTTCAAATCACGCGCTTGTGTGGCTGAATTGCAACTTACATACACAATTTTCTCCGGTTCAGCAAAAAGAATGGCTTTTACCACATCGTTATGCATACCTGCTCGAGGCGGATCGGTAATTATAACATCGGGTTTTCCGTGTGTTTTGACAAATTCTTCGTTCAAAATATTTTTCATATCGCCGGCAAAGAAAAGTGTGTTTTCAATATCATTTAATGAAGAATTTACTTTTGCATCTTCAATAGCTTCAGGAACATATTCAACTCCAATTACTTTTTTAGCGTCTTTTGCGATAAAATTGGCAATAGTTCCAGTGCCGGTATATAAATCATAAACTAATTCATTTCCGGTAAGCTGTGCAAAATTTCGTGCTACTTTATATAATTCATACGCTTGTTCTGAGTTGGTTTGATAAAATGACTTCGGTCCTATTTTGAACTTTAATTCTTCCATCTCTTCAATAATATAATCTTTTCCTTTGTAGGTCTGAATTTCTTGATCAGTAATTGTATCGTTAGCTTTGGAGTTGATAACGTACAATAATGAAGTAATTTGTGGAAATTTATTTGCAATATGTTTCAACAATGCTTCCCGTTCTTTTTTGTCTTCACGAAAAAATACCATAATCACCATAAGTTCGCCTGTGGAAGTCGTACGAACTAACATTGTGCGTAAAAAACCTTCCTGATTTTTTAAATCGAAAAATTCTAAATGATGTTTTAATGCATAATTACGAATTTCATTACGGATTTGATTTTGAATATCGTCTTGCAACCAACATTTTTCAATGTCCAGCACTTTATCAAACATTCCCGGAATATGAAAACCAACGGCGTTCATTGTATCGAATTCTTTGTTTGAGTTAATTTCTTCAGTTGTCCGCCACCGACGATTTGAGAATGTAAATTCCAGTTTATTTCGATAAAACTCTGTTTTTTTACTCGCTAAAATCGGAGAAACTTCAGGTAATTCCACTTTCCCTATTCGTTTAAGATTGTTTTCTACTTCTAATTGTTTATATTTTAGTTGTTCGGTATAAGGAAGTAATTGCCATTTACAGCCGCCACAAATTCCAAAATGCCGACAAAAAGCTTCTTGCCTGTTTTCTGCATATTTCCGAAAATTTATAACACGAGCCTCCATAAAGCTGCTTTTCTTTTTAGTAACCTGTAAATCTGCAACATCGCCCGGCACTGCATAAGGTACAAATATTACTAAATCGTTTATTTTAGCAATAGCTTTACCTTCGGCAGCTATTCCTGTAATGGATATATTTTCGAGAATAGGAAGTGGTTTTTTGTTTCGAGACATAACTTTTTACATTAAAATGCAAAGGTAGAATTTTTTTAGGAAAAAGTATTTTAAAATAACATATCATCTGATGAGTTCCTCTAAAATCAACCGAAATTTTATTTTTTGAAATTTTTTTTGCGGTAAACAAGTAAATTTTACCTGTTGATAACTATCATTTAAAAAATATGTTTTTTTCTTCTATCCCTTTGCTGTAACATGTTTTACACATTGTTGAAATCTTGTTGAAAACTCTGTGAAAAACTTGTGTATAAATACGACTAAAAAAATTTGCAGAATATTTGTTTGGAATGTTATATTTGCAACGAGTTCAATACTCAACAACATTAATAGAATGTTGATATGTTCTTTGAAATACTGATACATTGAAAAGCCAAAAATTAAATGTCTTTATCTGAGTTTCAGATAAAATTATTTTTTGTGTGAAAAGAAGATAACAACAAAATGTACGAACTAATGTCGGCAATATTGAGTGCTTCGGTAGTCAATGTACCCTTTAGCAGAACATAGAGTTTTGCTCCTCTTTTCAAGAACGCAAAACGATAATTATAAGGATGTTTAATTTGATAAATGCGTTTCTCGTAAACAAATTTATCAGCGGCAAATACTAAAGTGACAAACTTGCCAAACAGGAAAAATCGTATTTTGGTATAGCGCTGGTAGTAATACCAATGTTTCATGCCAAAAGATGAAACTACATAACGTAGTCGATTTTGAATTGTTGAAGTTTGTTTCGGATACGGAATTATATCTCCACAATCTTTTCGGAGAGGAGGAACGTAATAAAGTAGAAGGAACGTTTATCTAAATAAAAGAGTAGTTGAAATTTATACTACGATTTTTATGCTGTAATGGCATTAGATAAAATGATTTTCAAGGTAATTCTTTCGATGAAACGTCTGTTAAAAGACGTGGAATGGGTAGAAGACGAACGCTATGTAACAGTAGCGGGAAATACTGAATCATCAATAAACAGAAACATACAAACTCAATCATCAACAATAATTTCGCAGATTCATTTCAGTGAAGTTTAAATATACGAACATTTTCCGGTAAGATTGTGTGATTTAGCACTTTGAAACGGCAGTACTTTGACTGTAAATCATATTGATATGGTTTAGAGGCAAAATACAAACTTCGGGCGAGAATACTTACAAAGATGAGCAATTATCTGCGATTAAGAAAACTCAACCAGGCGAACTTGTAATTATGATTGTTGTTTTTTCTAAAAACAGGAAAAATAATTCCGGCTCGTAAAAAGTTAAAGAAAGCAGTTCCATAGTGAAAGATATGAAAGCTGTCCTGCATCAAATTAAAATAGAGAGGCGCATGCTAATCTACAGTCAATTGGGGCTTTAACGACAGCCAAATGTAGCAAAGTTGCTGAAACTTAGCTTCTAAAAAATATCAAAATCAACACTTTGGGTAAATATATCAGTACAGAACAAATAAATCAACGTCATATTAATGCAAAAGGGTGTCCCGCAAAAAGGACACCCTTTCGTTTTTTATTTGATATAATTTACTTCAGGCGTAATTTCAATTCCAAATTTTTCTTTTACGGTGTTTTGAATTATTTTTGCCAAATCTGCCACTTCTTTTCCTGTGGCATTCCCGAGATTTATAAGTACCAGCGATTGATTTTTATGCACGCCGACGTTTCCGAACTGTTTTCCTTTCAATCCGCATTGTTCTATCAACCAACCTGCAGGAATTTTTTCTTCTCTATCAGAGATTGTATAATGAGGCATCGAAGGGTAAATTCTCAATAGTTTGTTGAATTTTTCTGTTGAAACAATCGGATTCATAAAGAAACTGCCGGCATTTCCAATTATCTTTGGGTCGGGGAGTTTGCTTTCGCGAATGGAAATAACGGTTTTTCTAATGTTTTGTAG
The genomic region above belongs to uncultured Paludibacter sp. and contains:
- a CDS encoding Uncharacterized RNA methyltransferase BT_0643; this encodes MSRNKKPLPILENISITGIAAEGKAIAKINDLVIFVPYAVPGDVADLQVTKKKSSFMEARVINFRKYAENRQEAFCRHFGICGGCKWQLLPYTEQLKYKQLEVENNLKRIGKVELPEVSPILASKKTEFYRNKLEFTFSNRRWRTTEEINSNKEFDTMNAVGFHIPGMFDKVLDIEKCWLQDDIQNQIRNEIRNYALKHHLEFFDLKNQEGFLRTMLVRTTSTGELMVIMVFFREDKKEREALLKHIANKFPQITSLLYVINSKANDTITDQEIQTYKGKDYIIEEMEELKFKIGPKSFYQTNSEQAYELYKVARNFAQLTGNELVYDLYTGTGTIANFIAKDAKKVIGVEYVPEAIEDAKVNSSLNDIENTLFFAGDMKNILNEEFVKTHGKPDVIITDPPRAGMHNDVVKAILFAEPEKIVYVSCNSATQARDLNLLDEKYKVTAVQPVDMFPHTHHVENVVQLMKR
- a CDS encoding hypothetical protein (Evidence 5 : Unknown function) — translated: MIWFRGKIQTSGENTYKDEQLSAIKKTQPGELVIMIVVFSKNRKNNSGS
- a CDS encoding hypothetical protein (Evidence 5 : Unknown function), with the protein product MALDKMIFKVILSMKRLLKDVEWVEDERYVTVAGNTESSINRNIQTQSSTIISQIHFSEV
- a CDS encoding hypothetical protein (Evidence 5 : Unknown function), coding for MKLHNVVDFELLKFVSDTELYLHNLFGEEERNKVEGTFI
- a CDS encoding hypothetical protein (Evidence 5 : Unknown function) encodes the protein MKHWYYYQRYTKIRFFLFGKFVTLVFAADKFVYEKRIYQIKHPYNYRFAFLKRGAKLYVLLKGTLTTEALNIADISSYILLLSSFHTKNNFI
- a CDS encoding hypothetical protein (Evidence 5 : Unknown function), which codes for MFTAKKISKNKISVDFRGTHQMICYFKILFPKKILPLHFNVKSYVSKQKTTSYSRKYIHYRNSCRR